One Ostrea edulis chromosome 6, xbOstEdul1.1, whole genome shotgun sequence genomic window, atttttgaaaatatatgagagtttgaactgtgatgcttcacATATGCATACCTCAAGAAGCACATTAGCACATCATGGAAgttcccagctgttaaaatcgatgtactatatttatctgtattcatatgtgcattgggaaaattggctatcattacaatttgtggAGACACCAAAAGCGAAACCGTTGGAAGTATAAATACAGAGATTTGAAGCAATATCATTATAGCGACTTCCTGAAAATCTGAATTGGGATGCTGTCTGTCACTGTCTTTTAGTGCGGAAAAGCACATAACAATTTGATATGTTATAAAATGGTTTGATGAATCTCATTCAGTCATTCAAATTGTATGATACAACCAAAATTAGATTATTACTACTTGTAGCTGGAAATTTAGGGTCAAACTTGTGGGCATGTAATTATGATACATCATACTCATTGATGTTCTAAAATCACAAATACAGACAATGTCCTTCTATGAATGATTGTAATTTTTAATACCAataatttgaattgaaaataatgttCCCATAATCCACTGTTTGACATATACCGTTGTATTTATGTTTAAATGTATATCCTTTGATTTACATAAATTGTGTGTTATTGATgagaatgaataaattacaGTTAATAAGGAATTATGATGACTGCTACCGTAAtactgaaaaaaaattgcaagtTTGATTTTGTCATTGAATGATAAAGTACATGTTTTTATACCCATGCAGTGTTAGCTGTTTCTATATATGTTGACCATGGATGCAGCCTTGGCTGTCCATGCCCTGCTGACAGCACTGCCAGACATATGTTACACGTTGAAGTTTCCCTTTGCTATTGTACTCTTCTACTCGCTCTTTAGTTCTAGGATGGTAGCAGCAAGATTTCTTATGGTTGTCATTAAGGGTAAATAATTTCTGGCATCTAAGACACTTAGAAACTTTCCCACCTTTTGCTTTACTGACTTTGCGATGGCGCATTTCGTCCAGGGATCGCACGAGAGAACGGAATGTGCATGCTTTCTGGGACTCGTTAGGATAGATCCTTTCAATTCGACGACTTTCTCTTTCTTCTTGCCGGAATCTGCTGTCCGAGTAAAGGATCTGTTTTGACCTCTTTCTGATTTCTTTGACATCTTGAGAGCTTCTCACTATCTTCTCCCTTGGTGATTCACTGGCTTTGCCATTAActtccattttgttttgtgcCCAAGTGACAAACTTGTCATTTTCATCGGTATCCTCCTCGCCATTAGGGAGCAAAGGCTTCAGTTTGAAATTGTTTGAAATCATAGAAGCATGACTGTATTTCATACTTCCTTGGGAACCTTTGCGGTATGTATCCAATTGACTTAAAGCATCTTGTAGAGAATTTTCAAGTTTCTTAGCACTATGTCTTAGTCTGTGGAGTTTTTCTTCAGATAAAGGAATGACGGAGTCAGCATTCGAAACAGAAGATGCTGTTCTCATAGAGGAAGGAGAACCTCTTTCAATGGGTGGCACCTGACTGAATTTCAGCTTTTTCTCAGTAGAGGCTGGTTTCTCGTGCTTGTCTTCCTGAGTTTGTTTATGTCTCTGAAACCGTTCCCCCTCATCATGCTTTCTCATCAGTTGTTTCTTGAGTTTGAGGTTTTCAGCTGTTAAGCTGTTATTGAATGCCTCTAGGTCAGTCACTCTTTGGGAGAGACCAGAGAAACTTTGCTGGGTGATCATGTGTTCTTTGTGTAAGTGTTCTTTAAGCATTTCACACAATGATGTAGTGTCACTTTCTTTCTTGTGTAAAAGCTGTAGACATTGTATCCTATCTTCCACCAGAGAATTAATCAGATCTGTCAAACACTCAATGTAAAGTGGCAAGGCTAGTTTAGGTTCTTTGTCAGCTATTCTCAGTAACATGTCTTTGTCCATGTTACAGCATTCGGATATGATATGGAGCTGTTCTGCACACTGATTTAGGACTCCTTGTATTTTGAGAGCTTCCCTACGATTGCTTTCGATCTCCTGCATGGCCATTCTGACTTTGTAAGCCCATCCCTCCCGTTCCTGCTGGATCATGGATCCCAACCAATGAGATATTTCTGTGATGCTGTCCTGAAATGATTTCTCACTGAGTTTTGGTGACTGATCATCGAGAAAGTCTGAGACGGCTCTCTGAATGTCATCGTCTGTCCTCAAGGCAGACCAATGCTGTGAAGTGGGACTCAGAATATTCCCTTTCAGAGTTCCCATTCTTGGAGTTGTAGGTCAATTGATGGTCTTCAAATTCAGTTAGGTCACATCTGTAATAAAAAGAAGACATTTGATGAAATAATGGTGCTTACGTTGCTTTGGGAAAATTTCAATCTTCATCAAGATACAGGTATCTTGTATTAATTGCTAAAGTCGTGCATAATACATATAGATTAACATCCAGATCTGGGCAAAGCAACACCCCGTATAGATAATTGAATATCTGTCGACAGTATGGCCTAAAGTACATTTAAAGACTGACAACCTTGTGATGAAATAAGATAGTgtaaaaactatggaaaatttGCCAAGATTGTGCTGTGAAAATATGCACCATCATATGAAGAGCTGTAAGTTGATAAagattttgttaacaaaatatatatcctTATTTTGTAATGAACTACTAAACATACACTCCCTTGTAAAATGTTAGCAGTCAATTTTAAGTGAAATCATTTAAACAGAGAAattttattaaatgttttaaaattgacattttactTTAAAGGCATTAAGGTGTTGTCGGTGTTCAAATACAATTTATGAGGAAACTTGCAAACTttttgaaatcaatatataGGCTCAGGGCCCTACCATAAGTAAAGTATGATGCATAGGTATTGATTTTCAAAGGGGCATTGTCTAATTTGACAAATGGTATCCACTAATAAACAGGATcgaaaaaaataatgaacattTTATGTTAAAGTCACCTAATAATGGAAATACTGACAGTGAGAGATTCTAGAAAGTATTTCAATGTGAAGCTTATGACtagtaaataaattacaaaagggaaaaaaatagtTTTGTTTAATATTACCAGTATTTTGAAGATTATAGAACTGTAATCTCCTCACTGTCAAAATAACAGAATCTCCTAATAAATATTTAGTTTCAGATTATGTTACGAAGAATTCAGTCAAGTtccaaataaacatttttaaaactcaTGACAAAATAGATGTAAAATGTTGACTAAATAAGTAAAGTAATGTATCTTATCTGTTCAAAAGTCTTCAAGTAAATCCACAGTACGAAAAAGATTCCAGGGATTAATCTAAAGTCTATCAGAAAAACCCAGCACTTGTCTTATTCCGAGGAGCAATTTATGTTAGGTGAAGATTTAAAGCCCAGTGCCATGGTTTATAACATTTCATCGGCAACATGTATCTTCAGAACAGGAGATTTAATTCTGTTGACAAAGAATCTTAGTGTATTGAATACGACAGGTAGTTTTTGTTATCCAAATGCGATCGCAATCAATTATCATTTAGaatgttttttgtttggtaCAATTGATTTCATTCTGCCCAATTGGTCTCCTACAAGGGGTTTAGGGGTTCATCTAGGACAAAAGAAATCAGTTTGTTGCAGCAAATGCATATTAAATGTGTTAGTAATTGTGTGTAATTAGAGGTGAAGCTTTATATTTGTTATAAACTTCAAGGATTTCTTCTGGGAATTCATTGACAGCTTCAGTTGATTAACCATATCTCAACTTTAGACTGCTTGATTCAAGAAGGGAAACAATTTACAGTTTGGTTTTGTTCTAACACTAACAtattttatacgcccgtcttagtattatggtacagcgttGCCTGTACATGGTAACCCCTGAATGTTCATCATTACCACCGCTTGGTTTGTCATTGTCTCACTGACTGACTGTTGGTGCTTATATCGTGATGAAGCAGAGTCACCACTTTCACCTTGATTGATTACAAGGAATTTTTTATTATCATCGTGGCCCAGAAGATGCTCTTCAGTACTACAGCGCCAAGAGTTTTATCAAATTATCCACTTTGTGTCTTTACCCTAGAAAAGTCTGTGGTAGCACCTTTGCTTTCAGATTGATGCCCCTCCTTCCCCATGTTAATGCACCTTCATTCCCAGATTGATGCCCCTCCTTCCCCATGTTAATGCACCTTCATTCCCAGATCGATGCCCCTCCTTCCCCATGTTAATGCACCTTCATTCCCAGATTGATGCCCCTCCTTCCCCATGTTAATGCACCTTCATTCCCAGATTGATGCCCCTCCTTCCCCATGTTAATGCACCTTCATTCCCAGATTGATGCACCTTCATAACGTAGGTGtctatttatagatatttatgccccccttcaaagaagaggggcatattggtttgcacctgtcgaccggtcggtagaccacatgttgtccactcaatatcttgagaaccattcacttggtgataatgatatttcatatgtgggttggttatgagtagaagaggacccctattgtttttcaggtcaaaggtcaaggaccaatctactctggacataggaatataatgtctgctcaatatcttgagaaccctttgcttgaaagacatcaaacttggcacactggtacatcctaaggagtagatgacccctactgattttgaggtcatatggtcaaaggtcaagggtaaaactgggcataggaatagactgaccattcaatgtgtagagaaccctttgcttgacagacatcaaacttggtacactggtacgtcttcaggagaagattacccctattgattttgaggtcacatgcatggtcaagggtcaaactggacattgtaatatactgtccgctcaatatcttgagaaccctttgcttgacagacatcaaatttggtacactggttcatcttcaggagaagatgaccccttttgattttgaggtcacatggtcaagggtcaaactggacatagtaatatactgtccattcaatatcttgaaaacccttttcttgacagacatcaaacttggtacactggtacatcttcaggagaagatgacccctaatgatttagaggtcacatggtcaaaggtcaagggtcaaactggacaaaggaatataatgtccgttcaatatctcgagaaccctttgcttgacagacattaaacttagtacactagtatatcttcaggagaagatgactcctattgattttgaggtcaagggtcaaactagacatgggaatatactgtccattcaatatcttgaaaaccctttgcttgacagacatcaaacttggtacactggtacatcttcaggagaaaatggcccctattgattttgaggtcacatgtttgaaggtcaagggtcaaactggacattggaatatactgtctgctcaatatcttgagaactctttgcttgacagacatcaaacttggtacactgatatgtcttcaggagaagatgacccctactgattttgaggtcacatggtcaagggtcaaactggacaaagTAATATACTGttcgttcaatatcttgagaaccctttgcttgacagacctcaaacttagtacactggtacatcttcagaagaagatgacccatattgatttggaggtcaaaagtcaatagttgaactggacatagtaatatattgtctcctatattttaagaattatttgcttgattttgtctcctatattttaagaattatttgcttgattgacaccaaacttggtatactggtacagcataaggagtagatgaccccctattgatttttaggtcacatggtcaattcactcttgacatacaaagatattgtctgctcaatattttgaattgatgatactactatcaattaaatgatgtgtgtgtataacccttttcaattttgcaccatgggggggcatatgtgttttacaaacatctcttgtttacaTTTGGGTTTTTTCTTATTTGTCCGTTTCCAGGAGGAATAACTTTACAGAACCTACTAGTATACTTAGCTCTcttatacagaccctgaagcgtactactacaccactttCACGAACGTTACAAAACCATTCTTGCATAGAACGAACGGTCAATGGTTTGCACAGAACACTGAACGGTCTGCACAGAACACTGAACAGTTTGCATGTAACGCTCTGCACGAAATGCTGACCACTTTGTAGACGTTTGAAGACAGGACTTTAATGGTAtaccatctgtctgtccgtctggaACTTGTAGACAAAGTGCAAAATGAATCATACCCTTCAGGATCTTACAaattggtacatttgatcacacatacaccttatgccaagctcaggatgcctattgtttctcaaggtcaaggtcgtagtattactttgtaggaaaaccttgttttTCAGAAAAAATTTCCGATATGAATACAGGTATTACCCTGAAATTTTTCGGAACCtacctctcagagaaatacataatcagttcacatttcaacttgattgatGCACCGTGACCTACTGTAGGGCTAAAAGTGGGTCAAAcagtatttttttaatttcaggaataaaagaaaaagatgtAAAAATTGTATCATCATGgaatattgattattcaacttttattgattcattgctcAATTAAATTCATTCGAACTGAAAACATCTGTTTcactatttttgtacattcaatctgaTCGAGtgttgttaaaatacatgtgcaatttgtatattccaagTCTCTTCTGCAGACAGATGTTAAATAAatctatacatttttacatatacgtgtatgacaacagatagaatgattttaaaaaaaacttctcgTCAGGCAACTTAATTCTGACTGAAACATTCTCGGTTGGGGAAGGGGGTGCATATAGACATCGACGCATTAGCCAGTCGATAAGAACCGGTCACATTGGATAAGAAGGAAcaatacaaaaaagaaacaaacaaaatatgattgaagtagattgagaaataaatcaaatatataaattgatgaataaaacaaataatgactaactACAGTAATGCTCAACAGATTCTTCAACTTAATGTATGCTAGTATGCGAGCAGATCTAACATcgaattttaattagattgttatattTGCCAAAAGAAGactgcattcatttttgagagacaaaaaaATTATGAACACCTCTCTTCACATTTCAGTTGCCCCCACTGACTGTCACACTTTCTGTACATAGGAATGTTAATTTTAAATACCACATTAGCTGACCTTTATTGTGatcttaaaaaaaacaacttggaATTTGTgtagaatatacaagttatacacaggttgggtttttttttttagtgcaGACAGTTCcaataaacaattttgataaaaaaaaaatttatttaagaaaattAGAAACTTGATCAGATAAATATAACAAGACaaattattcctatatatacaaaaaaaaaactaccgAGGGCAGAGATATATCATGTCTCTGCACTTGCTGGAGACTACCATGGGTGACAGGGCAACAAATATATCGGATTTTGCTCTGTCTGatggttttaaaataaattttatttcgattatttgcagattttcaccagaaaaatattgaaataattgctCGAATTCCCAACAATTTCCACCTGTCCTAGACCCCATATTGAAATGACTTGCACATTATTAGCCATTAAGGGCATGGATCAGCCATCCAGATGTATGTTACTTTAATCCAGAGCAACCAGGGAGTGAAAGATCGTGTTACAACTTATATAGATTATTCtttgtataatgaattattttatcttAAAGAAAAGGACTTAGTTGTTTTGTCAGACTGATCAAAGTTACAAGACTAATATGCAAAATATTGCAAACAAAGTGCTTGTATTAATTGTATTAAAATTTTCTATCACTCGCAACTACTCCAGCAAGCATTTTCCGTAACAgtatcaaaggtcaaggtcaaaaaatTAAATGGGCTTTTAATTTACCTCTTGACATAGTCTTTTGGTATACAATATGAATTGACAAAGACTGAATTATCAACTTACCACTTCAGTTCCATATTCTGTGTAATTGGATCGAGGTTCAAGAGCAGCTATGTGTATATTTTGTAATCCTAAAATTCTTTCTTTGGATCAGCACTCATTGATGAGTAAAGGTCTTGAATGCATACACTCTCAGTAACAAATCCATTAGGTTTATGACATGGGTCATCTGTATATAGAAAATCTAGTGGAAACTGAGTCTTTCCAA contains:
- the LOC125648078 gene encoding uncharacterized protein LOC125648078, which encodes MGTLKGNILSPTSQHWSALRTDDDIQRAVSDFLDDQSPKLSEKSFQDSITEISHWLGSMIQQEREGWAYKVRMAMQEIESNRREALKIQGVLNQCAEQLHIISECCNMDKDMLLRIADKEPKLALPLYIECLTDLINSLVEDRIQCLQLLHKKESDTTSLCEMLKEHLHKEHMITQQSFSGLSQRVTDLEAFNNSLTAENLKLKKQLMRKHDEGERFQRHKQTQEDKHEKPASTEKKLKFSQVPPIERGSPSSMRTASSVSNADSVIPLSEEKLHRLRHSAKKLENSLQDALSQLDTYRKGSQGSMKYSHASMISNNFKLKPLLPNGEEDTDENDKFVTWAQNKMEVNGKASESPREKIVRSSQDVKEIRKRSKQILYSDSRFRQEERESRRIERIYPNESQKACTFRSLVRSLDEMRHRKVSKAKGGKVSKCLRCQKLFTLNDNHKKSCCYHPRTKERVEEYNSKGKLQRVTYVWQCCQQGMDSQGCIHGQHI